Below is a window of Staphylococcus succinus DNA.
CCAAAAGGCGCTTGAGGTACGCTAAGTTGCGTGCCATTGACACCAATCATGCCAAATTCAAGATTTTCACTCATGTTGTAAATAGTATTAACATTATTAGTGAAGAAATAAGCTGCAAGGCCAAATTGGGACGCATTGGCAATTTCGATTGCTTCATCTATAGTATCGAATTGAATGATTGGAGCTACAGGACCAAATATTTCTTCTTGTGCAATTGCCATCGTATGTTTTACGTCGGTAATAACGGTAGGTTCATAAAACAATCCAAAGTCTGAGATAGCTGATTTTTGACCACCCGTTACAATTTGAGCACCATTATCTTGTGCATCTGAGACTAATTTTTCTACTTTTTCAATTGCAGCAGCGTTAATTAGTGGGCCAACTTGAACACCATCTTCAGTTGCAGGACCAACTTTCAACTGTTGAACACGTGCAACGATTTTTTCAGTCATTGCTGATTTAATATCTTTATGCACGAGAATTGTATTAATTCCGTTACACATTTGTCCTGTATTTTCGAATTTATTTTCTACGATTGCATCAGCAGCATTATCTAAGTCTGCATCTGGTAAAACAATTGTAGGGGCATTGCCGCCAAGTTCTAATGAAATCCGTTTCACTTGATCTGCTGCTTGTTTCATTAACGTTTTACCAATAGCAGTTGATCCAGTAAATGAAATTTTACGTACTCTTTGATCACTAAATAATGTATTAGAAATCATTGATGAGCGACCGGTTATGATATTAGCCACGCCCTTATCGATATTTGTGGCCATTAATTCATCAAATATTGCAATAGCAATTCTTGGTGTTTCGCTTGAAGGTTTTACAATTACTGTGCAACCTGCAGCTAATGCTGGCGCTACTTTACGGGCAATCATTGCTCCTGGAAAGTTCCATGGGGTGATGAGACCGCAGACTCCAACGGGCTGTTTGATAACAGAGATGCGCTGTTGAGGTGAAGACGGAGGAATAATTTCTCCGTAAATTCTTTTTCCTTCTTCTGCATTCCATTTTATGAATTTTGCACATACACCTATTTCGCCATATGCTTCAGCAAACGGTTTACCTTGTTCTTCACTCATGATGTGTGCAAGTTCATCTTGCTTGTTCAACAAATTGGTAGCCCATTGATTTAAAATATCTCCACGTTGCTCTGCAGTGTATTTTGACCATTTTTTAAATGCTTGATGGGCTGATTCTATGGATTGCTTTACCTTATTTTCATCAATGCTTGGTACTTGACCGATGACATTTCCATTCGCTGGATTAATCACTTCTGTCGTTTGATCTGTATGAACTTTTTCACCGTTAATCCAATTGTAATTAAATTTTTCGACCATTTAATATCCCCCTTAATATAAAAAAAGACCTACATAACCATCCTATAGATGTGTTATATAAGCCTCATTGCTCAATAAGTATTCACTTTTAAAATAATGCATCGACTGAAAACGCATGCATTTAATTTAGTTGAAGTTTACTAAATTTTCAAAACCTTGTCAATTTTCAATCATTAAATTATACTTTGAAAGAATTTACTATCGAAGGAGGAAATGTATATTATGACGAAAACACTTAATTTATTATTGGATCTCATAGCATTTGATAGCTCTACTAAAGAAAGAGCCAATGACACCATACAATATTGTTATGATTGGTTAAAAGAAGCATCACTTCATCCTGAGATATTATCGAATAATGGATATCAAATGTTAGTTTGTAATGTAGGTAAAGGTGACAAGAAGCTTATTTTAAATGGACATGTCGATGTCGTCAGTGGTAAGGCAAGCCAATTTAGCCCTGAAATTAAAGATGGTAAAGTATATGGCAGGGGAACAGCTGACATGAAGGCTGGCGTAAGTGCAATGATGGTTGCTTTAACTGAGCTTCAAGAAAGCGATTTGAATGAGACTACAGTACAATTACAGCTGATGTCTGATGAAGAAATCGGTGGTTATAATTGTGCCGCTTATTTAACAGAGCAAGGTTATTTAGGTGATTTTGTTATTTGTGCAGAACCAACTCAACTTGGTATTGGTTTTCAAGCGAAAGGGATCTTACAAATAGATATTGAATTAAGAGGTGCTTCAGCACATAGTAGTAGGCCGTGGGAAGGAGAAAATGCAGTCGTAAAAGCTTTTGAATTATATCAACAGCTTATTAGCTTACCATTTGCTAAGGAATCTACAGAGGTTTACGACCAACCTTCTATAAATTTAGCTAAAATTAATGCTGGAGATGTATATAATAAGGTGCCAGATATATGCCATATATCATTTGATATCCGCTACTTACCAACACAAAATAAAGAACAAATTATAAAAGAAATTGAAAGTATTATGGATGGTCATATTGATATTCACTTAGAAGGTGCAGCTGTCCAAAATGATGTAGATGACGTGTATATTCAAAAATTAATAAAACATATAAAGCAAATGACTGGTGAAAGTTCTGTGGATATTTTTGGGCAACATGGCTATGCAGATACAAGGTATTTTTCAAGGTATCATGTACCTGCTATTGAATTTGGACCTAGTGGTGGCGCCTGGCATGGAGATGGTGAATATGCAGATATAGAATCTATAGAGGCTTTTAAAGACACCTTAGTTTCATTTGCGAAAAGATTTAATGACTAAAAGATAGATAATAAATGAGGAGGTATATAAACATGGCTCCTTATTTTTATTGGATATGAATATAAAGACTTACGTATAGCGCATAGTCATATTGCAGTATGCTCATCGCTTGTCATAACGTCACTAAATGCGAAGGAAGGAGATTCACAATGAAAGAAACAATATATTTAGCAGGAGGATGCCTTTGGGGTGTCCAGGCATTTTTTAAGTTAATTCCTGGCGTAATTGACACAGAAGCAGGGAGAGCAAATGGAAAATCTCAAACGATCGATGGTGTTTACGATGGTTATACAGAATGTGTGAAAATTACATTTAATACTGAAGTGGTGACAGTTAAAGTATTAATGGGACATCTGTTTGAAATTATTGATCCTTATAGTTTGAATAAACAAGGTGAAGATGTAGGTTTAAAATATCGTACTGGTGTTTACAGTGAGCAATCACAGCATTTGAATGAAGCTCAAAATTTTATTGCAAAAAGAGCTGATTGTAAACGTATTGCTGTTGAGGTATTACCATTAACAAACTATGTGAAAAGCTCAGAAGTACATCAAGATAGATTAGATAAGTTTCCTAAAGATTATTGTCACATCCCAATAGAATTAATGAAAAAATACAAAAGAAACGGTAAATCGTAGCCTGAAAATATTGCTTTTATATGCTTGACAAATGATTTTAAAGGGCGTATTATTTGTGAATGTACAAGGGGTGTACTATGTATGGTGAATAGTGCACACGACGTAGAAAAGGTGTAGTATTGTATCTTTAAAACCCATTGCAAAGGAACTTTGATGCTGTGGGTATAATTTTATTTTAATGGTACACGGGGTGTACAATAGAAAGGAAAGGTAGTCAAAATATGTTTAATGAGTTCAAGTTTATATTCAGAAATAAAATGTTAGTTGTGGCACTTTTTTCAGTTGCTATAGTGTCTATGCTTTACGTTGCACTGTTTGTTGGTTCAATTTGGGATCCATACGACAAAACAGATCAATTAAAAATTTCAGTCGTTAACCATGATGAATCTGCAAAATTGAATGGTAAAAAGGTATCGATTGGTGATGATTTAGTTGATAAGTTAAAAGATAATGATAAATTTAAATTCCAAGAGGTTTCTGAAAAAGAAGCTTCAAAACAATTGAAAAAAGGGAATAGTGTAGGTACGATTATCGTCCCTAAAGATGCTTCTCATAATGCGACAACATTATTAGATAAACATCCTAAAAAGATAAATTTAGAAACACAAGTTAACCCTGGATCTAGTTATACAGGTAGTCAGTCAGCACAAAAAGCGATTAATACAGTAACTGATACGATTAAAGATAATATTCGTTCAAATTACTTAGATGAATTATTTGCCAGTGCTAAGAAATCAAAATCTGGTTATGAAGATACATCAAATGCTCTAGGTAAAATGTCGGACTCAGAGTCACAATTGATTGATGGCAATCAACAAGTGACAGATGGTCTTAAACAATTGGCACCTTCAGTTGGTCAACCAGCACAACAATTAATTTCTGGTAATCAGCAAGTGACAGATGGTCTAAATCAGTTACAAGCTAATAATGATAAATTAAAAGAGAAAATCGATAGTTCAGTTACACAGCAAAAAAATGTAGCTTTTGAAAGTAAAAATGAGAAGGCTTTAAATAATGTGACAAAAGTGAATGAAAACAACCCTACACATGCAGATAAATATGGTGAGACAATCGTTCCTTATATGGCTAGTGTAAGTATATTTGTATCAGCAGTTTCATTCAGTGCGATATATCCATTGAGAAAAACAGTTGATAAAGGGGTATCTTCATTGAAACAAGCCTTAGGTAAATTGTTATTGTATATCATCCAAGGTTCGTTAACGGCATTACTTATGAGTAGTTGGGTTATCTTTGTATTCAACATGTCTATCGACAATGTAGGTAAATTTATATTGGTCGGATTGCTTTGGGCAATTGCTTCAATTACAATTACGACATTCTTAGGTTTATTTTTAGATAGAATTGGCTTATTCTTATCTATGTTGTTATTGATATTACAATTAAGTTCTAGTGAAGGTATGTTCCCGATTGAACAATCAGCACAGTTCTTTAGATGGATCCACCCATTTTCACCAATGTCATATGCAATTCAAGGTTATAGAGAAGCAATCTTTACGAATGCTGGACACTTTAGCTTTGCCTTTATCATAGTTGTATTGACAAGTATTATTGTAGGTATGATGTTATTACAATACTTGGTATTGTTATGGTTTAATAAGAGAGATAGAGTGCCGTTTTCAATGCAATTTAAGTAAAGTTCAGAAATAAGGGGAGTAACATATGGAAAATGTTGATCAAACGATTGAAGTAGCGATTAATAAATTTCAAGTAGTCATGTTGCGTTTGAATAAAGAAATAGTCGAAATCGTTAAAGAAACTGGATTAGCAAATTTACTTTCTAGAGAACAAATTGAAGCAATGCGAATTATACAGACCGAAGGTAAAGTAACCATCAATGAATTAGCAACATTGCAAAATATATTTAAGACAGCAGCTTCTAAACGTGTGGCTAAATTAGAAGATATGGGATATGTTCAAAGAGCGCATTCGGACAATAAACGTATAAAGTTGATAATGTTAAGCTCGGAAGGTGAAGCATTTTTAAAAGAAGCAACTACTGTGATAACAAAAGCTGTGAAAGCACGTTTAGGGAATAAATTTACAACGGATGAGATAGAACAGTTTGTAGATCAGTTGACGCATATTGATGAAGTTTTTCGAGAAAGCAAAAGTTAATACTAACAAATAGTAAAAGTGGGAATATTATTTGAATCTAAAACTGATAGGAGTCCTAGTCTGAAATGGCTTGAACTTCTGTCAGTTTTTTTGTAGTATTTGGGTGCATACTTTTGCTATTTGCTAGTAAAATATTTAGATTTACAACATTTTACATATATAATGTTAGTTATTCAATGTATACTGAAATTAAGCATAGAGTGTGAGGTTAAATGTCTTAATTTTATTACCTAAAAATGATTTGAAGGAGACTTTATTATGATAAAAAGAACAATAGAGCGTGTACTTTCATGGATTGGTATTGTTTTGCAGCTAATCGGAGTCGTTGCTATGGCACTTTTCTTACCTTTAATGGGGAATAGTGACTTTAAAGATACAGTAGTTCAAAGTATGCAAGAACAAGATAGTAGTTTCACCAAACAAGACAGTACAGAGATATTGGATATATTGAGTAGTCTAATTACATTTGGATTGGTATTCTCTATTATTGTACTTATCATAGCAATTATTGCTGCTACACTTATTGGTAAGAAAGCAAAATTGGCTGGAGTTTTGTTAATTATTGCGGGTGTTGTTTCTATATTAGGAAACTGGATTAATGCAATTTTATGGATTGTAGCTGGTATCATGCTACTAGTTAGAAAACCTAAAAACGACAATGATGATAATAAAGTTCATACACAAGATGATGATTTAGAATATTTGGATAAAGAGGAACAATCAGCATCTCAACACCAAAATGATCGAGATAATAATTATAAGTATTAATTAGAATTTAAATATAATTAATTTAAGAAAGTCTAGAATGCCAATTGGAGCATTCTAGGCTTTTTAATTAGAGATTTTGATAGATAAATACATTATTAAAATAACAGAATTAATGTATCTTTAGTGACATTATTGTCATAGCAGATGACTTAAGATAGAAAAATACGCTATGATATTTTTAAGCATTGTACTTAGTTAAAATTTAAATAATTATTTATATAAATGAGGTGAGTCAAATGATGATATTAGTGATGTTATCTCCATTATTGATAGTTGGTTTTATCATAATGGCTATTATGGAAGAAAAGAAAAGAAAAAAATAAATGTTAGGAACAAAACAGCTCAATAGATAGGGGAGGGGAGATGCAAGTCTAATTATTATGGAAAAGTAAAGCTATACACACCAAGTTAGACTAACACTTGTCTTCCCGAAGACTTACGGTAGTCTTGATTAATGTGATTTCTTGATAGATTATAAATTTTTGAAAAATAGATATACGAAGTTGTAAGTCAAATGGGAGTGTTTGACGTGAAACATTTTTGAATGACTACTAGAATACTTAAAATTACTATGTTGTAAAATGAGTGTTTTAGTCACAAACAGTATATTCTCATGTATAATTTCGATTAAGGGGGGTTATGCTATGAGTGAAATGTTGTACATCTTGCAGACTGTACTATTGCCCATTTTTATCATGATCATTTTAGGTTTTGTTTTACACAAGAAATTTACATTAGACTTAAATACACTAGCGAAACTAAACATATATGTTTTTGTGCCAGGGTTTATCTTTGTTAAATTTTACAAAACAAAATTTGAACTAAGTTTATTATTTTATATTGTTGTATTTTTTATAATTTACATGCTGGTATTGTATATTTTAGGGCGTGTAATAACGAAGTTGAGGAAAGGCGACAAAGGGGAAGCCACGACGCTGACCAATAGTATTTTATTTTTTAATTCTGGAAATTATGGAGTTCCTGTAAATGACTTAGTGTTTAAGGGAGACCCATTAGCAATGTCAGTGCAAGTAATTGTGCTTTCGTTGCAAAATATATTTACATTTTCATACGGTATTTTCGCTATTCAATCTGTACAAATCGGTAAATTAAAAGCTTTGGTTGGATATTTTAAAATGCCTGTATTATATGCTTTGTTACTAGCAATTATATTGAATTATAATCATGTACCCATTCCCAAATTTATTTGGACGCCAGCAAACTATGTCGCTGACGCTATGATTGCGATTGCCTTATTATTACTTGGAGCCCAAATTGCGAACATTAAATTTAGTTTGAAATTGTCGGCCTCATACATATATATATTAATTAGACTGATCATTGGTCCGTTAATTGGGCTTGTAATTATTAAGTTTATGGGGATAGAAGGCATTATTGCCCAGACCTTGTTTATTGCCTCAGCCATGCCAACATCAGTAAATAGTTCGGTCATTGCGCAAGAATATGATAATAATCCTGAACTTGCAGCAGAATTGGTGTTTTTATCCACTTTATTTAGTGCGATTACGGTTGTTGTAGTTATATATCTCTCTAAGATATTATTTTAATGAATTTGTATATTAAGCAAACTCAAAAAGGATAACACTCATCTGATAAGATGGTGTTATCCTTTTTATTTGTAGAAGTTCATGAGGCATATTTAACTTAAAATTCTACAACTGTATATTGTTTCAAAACTTTTTTGAACGGGCTTTGAGGCTTGTCCCCTTCTTTAGCTTTTTTGTTCATTTCTTTATGTTCAGCCACATGAGATGGTCTGGAAACCCAAGCTTGGAAGTGTTGCTTTTCTTGCCACTTACTGACAATAACGTACTCGACTTCATCACCTTTAGATTTTGTCCATACCTCTGCATCGATTAAGCCGTCAACATCCACTAATTCATTGGCGTTTTTTTCGACTTTATCATACAATTTTTGTTCATTTTCTTTAGTTGTTGAAAATGCTACTTCAGTAATAAACATGATGGACCTCCTTAAAAAATTAAATATGGTATTTATGCTATCACTTTTAAAATTTTTTCTCTAGCGGAATTTTTAAAGCATTTGATTTTTATTTTTAACGTGTTATAACTAGTTCTTGTAAAAACCAAAACTGTATGACTATATATTATTTTTAAAAATCTACTTAAAAAGGACGATTAAATTGACTGAAGCTGTATTAGGTATTGATGTAGGCACGAGCTCTGTAAAAGTAATCGCAGTAAATAGAAATGGTGAAGTAATACAAACGGTAAGTGAACCCTTAAAAATAATTCAACATCAATCTGGGTTTAATGAACAATGTCCAAACGATTGGTTTGAAACTACTCAAAGTTGTATTAAGCAATTATTAAAAACACATGAAATGCGTCATATTGATGTTAAGGGGTTATCGCTATCGGGTCAAATGCATAGTTTAGTTATATTAGACCATGCACATCAACCGATACGTGATGCCATTTTATGGAATGACACTAGGTCAACTATACAGTGCGAACAAATTAAAAAGGAATTAGGAGAATATGTATTATCAAACCCTGTGTTAGAGGGGTTTACTTTAACCAAATTATTATGGATTAAAGATAATGAACCACATAATTGGGAGAAGATAGAGGTCTTTTTACTGCCTAAAGATTATGTGCGTTTCAAATTAACTGGAAAAATAAATATGGAATACTCTGATGCATCTAGTACGTTACTGTTAAATCCTAAGGAAAAAGCATGGTCTAAAGAAATAGGAGGACGGTTTGGTCTTCGTGATATATACCCAGATCTTGTCGCATCGCATGATTTCGTGGGCTATGTCGATACTTCTATTGCTAATGATTTAGGGTTTAATAACGATGTAGCGGTATTCGCAGGTGGGGGCGATAATGCTTGTGGTGCATTGGGAGCTGGTATTACTCAGGTTGATGAAACATTGTGCAGTATAGGGACCTCAGGTGTTATCTTGGCATGTGAAAATTCACAAGATGCAGTATATAAACAAAATATACATTACTTTAATCATGCTATGGACCAAATGTCTTATGTTATGGGGGTTACATTGGCAGCTGGTGATAGTCTGCACTGGTTACGTAATAAAGTATTGTCAGACCTGAGCTTTGAACAAATTATAGATTTAGCAAGTCAATCGCCATTAGGAAGTCGAGGATTACTGTTTACGCCATATTTATCTGGAGAGCGCACTCCTCATGGAGATGCCAGTATTAGAGGGAGCTTTATAGGTCTTAGTATGTTGCATAATAACAGTGATATAGCAAGATCAGTGATTGAAGGTATTACATTTTCTCTCTATGAATCCATCAAATACTTACGTGAAAGTGGTAAGGATATACGACATATTGTATCAATTGGTGGAGGTGCTAAAAGTGATTTTTGGTTACAATTGCAAGCGGATACATTTGATGCAAAGATTAGTCGACTTAAGTATGAAGAAGGTCCGTGCATGGGTGCGGCAATCTTAGCAGTATATGGATTGGGGTGGTATAATAATTTCGAAAAAATTATTCAGAAATTCATATGTTATGAAAAATCTTTTGTACCACATCAACAGTATCATCAATTGTACATGAAATACTTTGAAGTGTACGAAGGGGTATATCGTCAAACACAACCCCTAACACAACGCTTATTAAAGTTATCTGAAGGATCAAAATGATTATAATTTGGAATTTTGTGTTGTTAGAGATATGATAAAGTTAATCTTATATTTTGACGTATCATTTGTCTTTTTTATCAAAGAAACTTGAAAAAATAAAGATAATGCGTTAGATTGAATGTAATAATTCTTGCACTAAAAGCAAGTGTAATTTATGTAATTCAAAATTTAATAGATGCTTGACCACTGGAAGTGCCTTTTAATAAAGGCTGAGACCGAAGTAGCAACTGAGGGATTCCTTGAACCTGATCCAGCTTATACTGGCGTAGGAAAGTGGCGTTATAGACAATGTATATTCGTTAATTCAACGTTATTTTTCCAGCCGGAGAAATAACGTTTTTTTTATTATTTGAGGTGAGAAAATTGTTTGTTGCAATTACACAGTATGATTATTTGTCGAAACAAGACGCCAAACATTATCAACACATTGAACAATATATTGATTACTTGATTGTCAGAACGCCGATGCCCACAGCCATGTTAGTGTCATGGATAACGGACCTCGTACAATATGGTTTTCCTAAAGACAAAATTATTATCCACGACAATGTATGTGTCTTAAGGCGCTGTAATTTAAAGGCAATCCATTTTAGAGAATGTGATGCACGCGTGAAACGTTTTAAATATAATCAACCGGAAATTCAAGTGAGTATGTCAACACATAGTCAGACGGCTATTAGGTATGCTGAGCAATTAAATCTAGACTTCGTATTGTTTGGTCATGTGTTCGAAACCAATTCAAAAGTTGGAAAAATGCCAAGAACAACGGCTGAAATAATCGAAGCGGTTAATAGCAACATTCCTATTATTGCGTTGGGAGGGATTAATCAACAAACCTTAAAGCAATTACCTAAAGGATTCAATGGTATAGCAGGTATTTCTATTTTTCAGAGGAAAAGTGACACAAATATAGGTCGTCTAAAGGAGGTTTGGACTGAATATGTATGATGCCATCATTGTTGGTTCAGGGGTTATAGGAATGTCAGTGGCAAGAACAATGAGTGAATTGGGAATGCATATTGCTGTTGTAGATCGTGATGTCCCAGGTATGCATGCTTCATACAAAGCAGGAGGCATGCTTGGCGCACAGAATGAATTTACGGAAGAAAGTAGTCTTTTTCATATAGCTCAAACTTCTCGAAGTATGTTCGAAGATTTGCGTAACAATTTGTTAGACGAAGTAGGTGTAGATATTGAATATTTAAGTAGTGGCTTAATTAAAATGGCTGCAAATCTTGAAGATAATGCCAGTGTCATACAACAATATCAATTTTTACACCAGCACGACGATTCAGTGAAGATGCTATCTTCAGAAGGTGTGTCGCAACTTTCTAATGGCGGTATTATATCAGATGGTTTATCAGCAATCCATATTCCTAATGATCATCAAATTAATGCGAATCAATATACTAAAGCACTTTTAAAATCATTAAGTCATCGTCATATTCATCGTATTTATAATACGGAAGTTCATAACATTGAGTGCCATCACCTTGGTGGTTATCGCGTTGTGACAAAAGATGAAGTGCTATTATCAGAAAAGGTAATAGTGGCAGGAGGCGCCTGGAGCGGTAAATTATTGAATAACTATATGCCACGAAATAAAGTCAGTGGTATCAAAGGTGAGGCGTTACTCGTTGAACATACTAAGTTAGATTTAAAAACCACGCTCTTTATGACAAATGGTTGTTATATTATACCTAAAATGAACCATCGTTATTTAATTGGAGCTACTAGTTATATGGATGATTTTTCAGTTGGTGTGTCAGAAAGTGGAAAGCAATGGTTGTTAACGCATGCAATACAATATATGCCTAAGCTAAAAGAGAGTCAGTTAATAAAACAATGGTCGGGAATCAGACCGTATTGTACAAATGAACAACCCATTATGGATGAAGTAGATAAAGGTTTATTTGTGATTACTGGTCATTATCGTAATGGTATTTTACTTTCACCATACATAGGATCATTGATGGGTAGATGGATTCAAAGTGGTCATAGACCTACTCAACTCGAAGATTTTCAATTTGAAGGGAGCCAAAAAAATGAGATGTATCATAAACGGTGATCATTTTACATTTGAGAGATCATTAAATATTCAAGAATTAATACATGAGATTGGTTTAGATGAGCAACGCGTCATAGTAGAACATAATGAAGAACTCATCAGTCAAAAACAATTTCCAACACAAATAGTTAACGACAAAGATTGTTTAGAATTACTAGAATTTGTAGGAGGCGGATAGGATGTTCAATATAGGACCATTTACATTAAATTCAAGATTATTATTAGGTACTGGAAAATTTGAAGATGAGGTCACGCAAACAAAAGCGATTAATGCTTCAGAGACGGAAGTATTAACATTTGCTGTACGTAGAATGAACTTGTATGACAAAAACTTACCGAATCCTTTAGCTAAAGTAGATTTAACGAAATTTACTACCTTTCCAAATACTGCAGGTGCTAAATCAGCAAAAGAAGCGGTGCGTATTGCTGAAATTGCAAACCATGCCGGCGTATGTGACATGATTAAAGTAGAGGTTATCGGTGATGACGAAACGTTATTACCAGATCCAATAGAAACGTATGAGGCATGCAAAATATTATTAGAAAAAGGTTATATAGTATGTCCTTATATTTCGAACGATGTTGTATTGGCTAAACGTTTAGAAACATTAGGTGTCCATGCAGTCATGCCACTGGCATCGCCTATAGGTACGGGGAGAGGTATTAATAATCCTTTGAATTTACGTTATATTATTGAGCGTGCAAATGTACCAGTTATTGTAGACGCAGGTATTGGCTCACCTAAAGATGCTTGTCATGCCATGGAGTTAGGTGCAGACGGTATCTTATTGAACACAGCGATTTCAAGTGCACAAGATCCAGTGAAAATGGCTGAAGCAATGAAATTAGGTATTCATGCAGGTCGAATGAGCTATGAAGCAGGAAGAATACCAGTGAAATATACAGCGCAAGCAAGTAGTCCAACTGAAGGTATAGGATTCTTATGATACAACGCTATAACCGTCAAATTCGATATGACGCTTTTGGTGAGAGCGGTCAACATCAATTGCAACATACGCACGTTATGATTATGGGAGCAGGCGCACTTGGGAGCCATTGCGCAGAATTATTAACCCGTATGGGCGTGGGAAAACTGACAATTATAGACATGGATATTGTAGAGGAATCTAATCTACATAGACAAGCATTATATGATGAAAAAGATGCAGCACAAATGCTTCCCAAAGTTGTAGCGCTAAAAGCGAAACTTGAATGTATCAATAGTGAAGTAGATATTACAGCAGTTTATCGAGAGCTGACAAATACTAATATAGAAGCAATAATCAATGATTATCAACCACATATCATTATGGATGGCATGGATCATTTTGAGATTAGATATTTAATCAATGAAATTTGTCACAAATATCGTCTCCCGTGGATTTATGGTGCAGCAGTAGGTAGTAAAGGTACTGTTTATGGTATCGATTATGAAGGCCCTTGTTTGAAATGTTTACTAGAAACTATACCTTCAACTGGAGAAAGCTGTGCTATTAATGGGGTCTTACCACCAGTGATTTATCAAGTTGCCAGCGC
It encodes the following:
- a CDS encoding antibiotic biosynthesis monooxygenase family protein, whose protein sequence is MFITEVAFSTTKENEQKLYDKVEKNANELVDVDGLIDAEVWTKSKGDEVEYVIVSKWQEKQHFQAWVSRPSHVAEHKEMNKKAKEGDKPQSPFKKVLKQYTVVEF
- the xylB gene encoding xylulokinase, which gives rise to MTEAVLGIDVGTSSVKVIAVNRNGEVIQTVSEPLKIIQHQSGFNEQCPNDWFETTQSCIKQLLKTHEMRHIDVKGLSLSGQMHSLVILDHAHQPIRDAILWNDTRSTIQCEQIKKELGEYVLSNPVLEGFTLTKLLWIKDNEPHNWEKIEVFLLPKDYVRFKLTGKINMEYSDASSTLLLNPKEKAWSKEIGGRFGLRDIYPDLVASHDFVGYVDTSIANDLGFNNDVAVFAGGGDNACGALGAGITQVDETLCSIGTSGVILACENSQDAVYKQNIHYFNHAMDQMSYVMGVTLAAGDSLHWLRNKVLSDLSFEQIIDLASQSPLGSRGLLFTPYLSGERTPHGDASIRGSFIGLSMLHNNSDIARSVIEGITFSLYESIKYLRESGKDIRHIVSIGGGAKSDFWLQLQADTFDAKISRLKYEEGPCMGAAILAVYGLGWYNNFEKIIQKFICYEKSFVPHQQYHQLYMKYFEVYEGVYRQTQPLTQRLLKLSEGSK
- a CDS encoding thiamine phosphate synthase; its protein translation is MRKLFVAITQYDYLSKQDAKHYQHIEQYIDYLIVRTPMPTAMLVSWITDLVQYGFPKDKIIIHDNVCVLRRCNLKAIHFRECDARVKRFKYNQPEIQVSMSTHSQTAIRYAEQLNLDFVLFGHVFETNSKVGKMPRTTAEIIEAVNSNIPIIALGGINQQTLKQLPKGFNGIAGISIFQRKSDTNIGRLKEVWTEYV
- a CDS encoding NAD(P)/FAD-dependent oxidoreductase; amino-acid sequence: MYDAIIVGSGVIGMSVARTMSELGMHIAVVDRDVPGMHASYKAGGMLGAQNEFTEESSLFHIAQTSRSMFEDLRNNLLDEVGVDIEYLSSGLIKMAANLEDNASVIQQYQFLHQHDDSVKMLSSEGVSQLSNGGIISDGLSAIHIPNDHQINANQYTKALLKSLSHRHIHRIYNTEVHNIECHHLGGYRVVTKDEVLLSEKVIVAGGAWSGKLLNNYMPRNKVSGIKGEALLVEHTKLDLKTTLFMTNGCYIIPKMNHRYLIGATSYMDDFSVGVSESGKQWLLTHAIQYMPKLKESQLIKQWSGIRPYCTNEQPIMDEVDKGLFVITGHYRNGILLSPYIGSLMGRWIQSGHRPTQLEDFQFEGSQKNEMYHKR
- the thiS gene encoding sulfur carrier protein ThiS translates to MRCIINGDHFTFERSLNIQELIHEIGLDEQRVIVEHNEELISQKQFPTQIVNDKDCLELLEFVGGG
- a CDS encoding thiazole synthase, yielding MFNIGPFTLNSRLLLGTGKFEDEVTQTKAINASETEVLTFAVRRMNLYDKNLPNPLAKVDLTKFTTFPNTAGAKSAKEAVRIAEIANHAGVCDMIKVEVIGDDETLLPDPIETYEACKILLEKGYIVCPYISNDVVLAKRLETLGVHAVMPLASPIGTGRGINNPLNLRYIIERANVPVIVDAGIGSPKDACHAMELGADGILLNTAISSAQDPVKMAEAMKLGIHAGRMSYEAGRIPVKYTAQASSPTEGIGFL
- a CDS encoding ThiF family adenylyltransferase encodes the protein MIQRYNRQIRYDAFGESGQHQLQHTHVMIMGAGALGSHCAELLTRMGVGKLTIIDMDIVEESNLHRQALYDEKDAAQMLPKVVALKAKLECINSEVDITAVYRELTNTNIEAIINDYQPHIIMDGMDHFEIRYLINEICHKYRLPWIYGAAVGSKGTVYGIDYEGPCLKCLLETIPSTGESCAINGVLPPVIYQVASAEVSELIRWVSGYGFSHKLLTMDCFKMNFKALNINKLKNEDCHVCELSEYKLLNHPSQSKIEKQCGDAFLLRFNQKIFDHVDYLPVKIVRYNPFAKVMRYKDCHMTVFKDGRMNVYGIENEQQARSLYEKFIKCLK